Within the Telopea speciosissima isolate NSW1024214 ecotype Mountain lineage chromosome 4, Tspe_v1, whole genome shotgun sequence genome, the region CAAATTATGTGAAATTCATGGagtctggttttttttttttttttttaagtaatttatTCATAGATCATAAATGCAGCCTACAgttaaacaaaaccctaaaatatttttttcgtTGTCTTCAATattagtccttttttttttctcatccaTAGAGGAACCAACTAACCATAGCTTCAATCCCTACTCATTCgaacaagaaaaataagaaaatatattaataaaaaaacatgATTAACCAGTTTGACTCGTCCAAGTCACTAGATTTTAAATATGACtacttgaataaaaaaaaccttattTTCCAACTATTTCCAACTATAATTTCATCATAGAAACAATTTTGTTATTTAACATAAAAGtttgaaaaaaattaatatttacaACAAATCTACAAAATAGGGAGTGCCAGAAAGGTAGATACTTGAGGCCATGAAGACAACCTTTATCCGAATAGGGCTGTTTTTTTACggttttacccttttttttttgtttaaccgCTTTTCCCTGTGTCCAAACTCGAAACTCCAACCAGGAACAACCGAGCGAAAACAATAATTCCAGTTTTCCTACAGCTGaactgaaagagaaaaaggaattaaAAAGCTGTCAGTGTTTGGCTTCATTAAAGAGGCCAAGCCTCGTGTCCAAAATgttatctttatcttttttttttaattccttttaACTCCCTTACTCTATTATtaattttatcctttttattttttaaaataaataaaaaaataattcagaAAAGAAAAGTGGTTTCTTCCCTCTGAACATTTAAAAAAAGGTTGGGATAACAAAAGCCTACCATAAATAGAGATCAACCAAATCCCACTTTCAagaatttatcaaaaaaaaaaaaaaaacttccaagAAGGAATCTCTTGGACAAAACTGCCACGGTGGCAAAGGCTTGACCGTCGGGGTTAGGAAAATGcagaaaaataaggaaaaaccatgaatttcaattttaattaaaaagaaattaaaaaggggGAACTGAAATAATTATATAGGAGGGAGAGGTTTAAGGAGGGTGGAAGAAAGGGAGGTTGGGGATCTGAGTTGAGGCGTTTGGTATAGTGGCGGCAGCGGTGGTGAAGGAAGCGCGCTGCTGCTGGTTCTGGTGGTTGCCGGCCGGCCTTCCTTacatggattagggttttgaaaacaacGACAGAGAGAAAGCAAAGCGGAAGACACGGTTGGTCCTTCTTGAGTTACTTTTGACCGTGTTTTTTCGATctgaaaaaaatttgtttttcttttttttctttcactacTCTGGACGTTGAATGCTTTGATCTCTCTTCTCTGATCCGGAACTTTTGGATTCGCCTGTCCTCTGTTGTGAAGAAGGAGAAAGTAGTTGTTTTGTGACGCCATCTTTGATTTCGACGTCAGGCGCTTTTCCTGCACTCTCAACGGGGAGACaagggaagaattttttttcctcttgggGTTTCTCGTGTACTACATTTTGAGTTTCTCACTGGGGATTCGGTTCAAGTAAATCATTGAGATTGGAATTATCGGTGGATCAGAAATCTGTTTTTGGTTGTTGGACCTGCATTTCAGTGATTTGAGTTTATcgaaaattttcattgattgtGGAAATATCTTTTTCACTTAAAGGATTTCTTGAATAGCGAATATTTGAGGTAGATTTCCGACGACATTGTGCGGCATTCACTTCTAGAGGCTCCGTTACCTTTCGACGGTAACATTTTCATAGGATGTAGACAAGAGAAGCAGGGAATGAGAAAGGGGTTGCTTTTTCCTCATGATAGCTGAAGAAGGGAAACGTAACGTAGATCTCGCATTAATGCCATTCTTTTGAATGCACGAACTCTGTTTGATGACTGGCTTTGCAGGGCATGGAATTGTTCTCGTTTTCTACTCCATCTGATTTCTCCATTAAGTTTGAAACTTCGGATTCTCGTTGAGATTTCAGACGATAGTCATATCGCCACCAGGTAAGTCTTAAGGGAAATGAAAActtaaatctttttcttttaatcaaaattcaGCTTATGTGATTCTTGTGCGGCAGTTTCCTCTCCTAGATCTGCCATATCTCATCTATAGCTTTATTTTTACCTAATCTATTTATttacttgtttagttttaattttcgGTTTGGAATATTTAAAGGAACAATCAGTGCGGTTCCAATGTCGTTCAAAAGTATTGTTCGGGAGCTGAAAGAGATGAGAGATGGGATTGGGAACTTGTCGCGGAAACGGATAGAAGGGAAGCATTCACACAGCCGCACTAGATCGCACATCAACTCTGACGGTCGTACCAAATTGCACGTCAGCTCTAATGGTTCTTGTTTTCCTGCTGAATCCCTTCAACAGAGCCGTTGGGCGAACCTGCCGCCGGAGCTGCTTCTGGATGTCATTCAGAGGCTAGAGGCGAGCGAGACAACGTGGCCTGCGCGGAGGCATGTGGTTGCTTGTGCCTCTGTTTGCAGGTCATGGAGAGAGATTACAAAAGAGGTTGTGAAGACACCAGAAAAAAGTGGGAGGCTCACATTTCCTATATCTTTGAAACAGGTGAGTTTTGTTTACTTATCTTCTACGGCTCTATCCTTCCTGGTTTTACTTTCTCGGTTTCATTTCTGTTGTCCCGATTCCTTGCTGATTTTATTTCTTAAACTTTGGTAGCCGGGCCCGCGTGATTCTCCGATGCAGTGCTTCATAAGAAGGGAGAGAGCAACTTCTACATATCGGTTGTATCTTGGTCTGACCCCTGGTTGGTATTCTCACAAATTATTTCCATTTATTGCATGGGCCTGCAGCGTTTACTTTGTTATGTTTACTTCTCCGTTTATTAGATAGTCGCATGTGATTGGAGTTTGAAGTGCTCATTAAAAATTCTAGATATTAACGAAAGGATTACCTAGGCACTTGCTACATatagaaagagggaaagagagggagtTGCTAACCCTAAAGATGCATTTTGCACTTCCTGTTAAATATTGAGACACCTTCATCTTGGAGTTTAATATTTTCCTGGAGTCCAGGAACTGTGATATGATGGTTCCAAGTTCCAACGTTTGATTTTGCAGAACTTTCAAAATTCTTTGTTCTGATGAAAATGCCACTGGTCATCTAACAGTGTATGTTTTTGATGATTTGAATGAAAATCAGCTATGTTGGGGGAGAATGGAAAATTGTTGTTTGCAGCAAGGAAGACCAGAAGGGCAACAAGCACAGATTTTGTGATATCCTTGGATGCAAATGATTTCTCCCGTGCAAGCAATACATATGTTGGAAAACTGAGGCAAGTTTGATTTATAATTTTTGCAATTCTTGAGTGCTGCATTCTTCCATCATGATCCCAATAATTAATATACATACATTTCCAGGTCAAATTTTTTAGGGACCAGGTTCACCGTTTATGATAGCCAGCCACCATATGACGCTGCAGGCCAATTAAATAGCAGGCCCAATCGAAGAATTCATGCTAAGCAAGTGTCACCAAGAGTCCCTGCTGGTAACTATGGTGTAGCCACAATCTCCTACGAGCTTAATGTTCTTCGCACTAGAGGCCCAAGGAGGATGCAATGCTCCATGCATTCCATCCCTGTTTCTGCAATTCAAGAAGGGGGATCTGCTCCAACACCAACTGAATTCCCACACTCCCTTGAGGAgccattttctttcttatcgGTTTCTAAACCCAAGGATCCAGTTGTTGATTTCAGCTCAATGAGCCTTTCAGAGCAACCCTCTTTAGTCCATGGTACAGGGGAACCACTTGTTCTAAAGAACAAAGCGCCTAGATGGCACGAGCAGCTGCAGTGTTGGTGCCTAAATTTTAGGGGACGTGTTACTGTGGCCTCAGTTAAGAACTTCCAGCTTGTGGCAGCTGTAGAGCCTTCTCACCAAGTTTCAGTGGCAGAGCAAGAAAAGGTAATGCTGCAGTTTGGAAAGATAGGCAAGGATATATTTACCATGGATTACCGTTATCCACTCTCTGCCTTCCAAGCCTTTGCAATCTGCCTTAGCAGCTTTGACACCAAACCAGCCTGTGAATGACATCCTTTTCTGTTACTGATCCTTGTTATGGCTCATTTCCATAGAAAGTCAgttgtaaatattttcaaatgaAGGCTCATTAATATCTCCTGTTAATCATCACTGAGTCTCTTAGCTGTGCATGAATTAGTTGACCTGTTGGTGGGAGAGTGCCCACAAAGCAAGCCTTCTAAGCTTCAGTCCTATTTAATCTGTGGATGGGAGTTATACTGTAATGCTCTTTCTGAAGTTTTGTACTCTATCACTACCAAATTATTTGATATTTAATTTTGCATAAATTTGGTTATACCCATTTAATTGCACTAGGCTGTCTTTTTTGTGGTATACCATTGTAGACCTTGTTGAAATAGATCTAAATGTTCAAAGAGAGTTCAATACATGCAACCAATACACCTCTTGTGCTCCACACAAGCCACAACTGATGGAAACAAGATAATACATGCCAAAGAGGAAGGATGTTAGCATACTTCGGACTATGAAAATTATCATTATTCATGTACCTATACTTCAGTTTGCTTGTCTTTGTCCTGTTTCTTCTCACAGCTGTAGCGGCAACCATGACGGCGTGGCTTTTCAAGGTTGTTTGGGTCGGTGTCACTGGATTCCAAGAAAAGGGCTCTGAGGCACCGTCTTCTGACTATTGGCTCGTGAGTGAGCTTCTGAGCTGGGGTTATTTCAGTACTCTCACTTTTGTCTTTCGTATTGTGAGAGAAAATTAAGTGAACTCCAGGATTTCTTTCGCTACAGGAACTGCTTAAAATAATTGAATTATTGATACTCTGCACATTGCTATTAATGTATGCTGAGGTTGTCGTGTCTTCTCCCGTCTTTGGATTCTCCATCCTCCTCTGAGAGCTACCTTCTTCATCTGTGGTTGTCTCGGCATTGTCGTACTGATTGAGTTTATAGCCCCTATGAATGTGAACTGATCCTTCTCCTTTTGCTGACTCAGTTCCTACGTGCATGACAGCTCCTCTATTTTCTCCAGCCAGGGTTATAACAGTTGCTTGATTTCCATCTATTGCCTGTTTTGGATCTCCCATGGCCAGTTTGTTGACTAACTTTGAAATGTCGTCCCTGATCTCTCTTTGCAAAATGCCTTGGTCACCAAGAAATATTGTCGATTCTGGGCGAGATTCACTGCCCATACTCCTTTCTTTTGGGTATGCAGTAACCACTTTGCTCTCTCTGTCTTTAGAACCAGTTTCTGTGGTTTGCTTTCCTTCTAGAGCTGCTTGCTTCTCCAGCTTCTTTTTTCCATCTTGAGGTGTGATATTTGGCtgcccttttgtttttgttctcaATCCTGAAGCCACGCTAATGAGTTCTGTGATTGTCCTTTGCTTTGGTTCCTCGTCAGCTGAGGGTTTGGGCTTTTCCGCTCTCTTTGGTTCTAGGCTTGTTTTCTGTTCTGCTTTGGTTTCTTCTGCTTTTGGAGATGTCTGTTGCAGGAAAGGTGTCTCTCGAACTTCTCTGGAAGAGGATGTACCTGCCACAACTTGGTCTAATGCTTGGGATGGGTATTTTACAGCCTCATTTGACTTAGTTGTAGCTCTTATTTGGTTTTTGATTTGGGAGGTAGAGGCAGGTTTAGATGAGGTTTCTACCAAAGGTGGTGGTTTTTGGGATGGTGGCTGAGGCAATACTGGCTCATCTTGGGCAGAGGATAACGTTAATGGGGATGGGGGCTGAGAGGCTTTTTGAGATGGCATTGACGGATGGGAGTTGGCTTGAGTTGTTGGTAGTGATATTGGTGCTTGTTGGGTAGGTGATGAGGGCTGGGAGGCAGCTTGAGCCTTTGGTTGTTCCACAGGGGCTATGCGAGATGGAGATGGGGATAGTGGGATTGTTCTAAGAGTTTGTTGAGGAGCAGTATGGGATGGAGATGGAGGCTGGGAGGCTGTATGAGATGGTGATGGAACATCCTTGCTAGGTGGTGATGGGGGTGATGAAGCAGTCTGAGCTGCTGGTTGAGGTTGAGATATACGGGATGGCGATGGGGGCTGGAATGTTTTCTGTGATTGAGGTGATGGAGGCACCTTACAAAATGGTAGAAATTTAGCAAAAGATGATGGTGAGGGGGGGGGTCGGAGTTCAGGCGTGTTAGGAGGAGTGTGGGGTTGTGAACGGGATCTTCCTCGACGCTGAAACAGTGATCCTTGAATTGGTATTTCAGCAGCCTGTGTGGTTGGGGGTTGGGACTCAGTTGGGCGTCTGGTAATGGTAGGTGCTGGGTTCATCAGCCTAGGCATCGGGAAGCGGAAGGACCGCCGCCTGCTTGTCCGTTCAGCCATAAGTGGTTTGCAATTGAGCAACTTTGCCTACGGTGGTCTGAGAGTGAACGTGTGGTATAAAATAGGTTTGCTTCTGATACCTTGAATTTGGTTTTGAGTttggcatctttcttttttAGGCCAAGGCAGTGGTTGCGTCTATCCAATTAGCATTTGTGAAGAGGCAATGCTTACATCTTTAGCTTTTGTAGAGATGAAGTCTTATTGTTTGAGTAGAACAGAAGCTTGGATTCTTTACGTGTCCTCCTTAGACTAATCCAATCTCTTATTTCAGTAGGTTTCATTCCCTCCCATGTACTCAATCCACATTTCTCTTGCTTGCATATcactcttctttcctttttttactcaaaataagattttttttttgttcttatttcttCACATGGTATTCGTCAAGGAAATCCTCTTTcatcttatttattttatgtgttAGGTCTTTTCTTCTCAATTAACTTTGACCTAGATTCAAAAAAGaatccatgaaattgaaatctcTTGTAACGGTGATCCTATCTTCCATATGGCTTTTGCCGACGATTTCATTCTACTTGAAATAGTAACTCTTCAAGAAACTCGAATCTTTTAATGTATCCTCAATCCGTAttgccattttttttggggttaaacCATCAATGTGGTGAAATCTCGGGTTTACTTTAGAACTAATGTGACTTTTGGTATTAAAAGGCGTGTTAGGAATCATTTtggtctctctcctctcacattTCCTCATTTGATTCTTATCTTGGTATTCCCTTATTAGGGACCGCCTAAAGAAAACTCAATGACAAGATCTTTTTTTCAAGAGTCGATTCCAAACTTAGTGGGTGGAAATCTCACCTCTTAAGCATTGTTGGTAAACAGAATCTCATTCAATCTAACTTGACAGCAAAGTCTCAATATTACATGCCATACTTTCGGTTACCTGAATCTATCCTTAAGGATACTGATTCCACTAGCCGTAAAATTTTCTAGGTTAAAGGCGACAAATCTTGATTGTTAAAACTGTTAAATAGTCTACTATTTGTCAATCCAAGAAACTAGTGGATTGAATCTTAAATTGTCTTCTCCAATGATGTTCTTCTAGATTTGGATCGTCTGCGGCCTGGGGTTGCACGGCCACCATGCTGCACGCAATTCTCAGGTCACCACTTCAGCACAtatgcccatccaatggttgagtATCGAGTTTCTTtcagatttgaattttttagCGGAATTTTTTTGGGATGCGacggtcattttgcatgccattgtgtctgggcgtaggaaTAGTACACCGCATACACCCACCTAACtagcattttcttttctttttttttttatggataagTCTATGTAACCACGAGTATAAGTCataattatgaatttttatcctctcaagtgtggtgcactgcatCCGACGGTGGCTATGAGACTGAGAGGATgaactttaaaggtgcactgcCCAGTAAGGTCATTGGACAGTGCACTGCACTTGAAAAGATAAAGATTCCATAATTATCCTACATGACAGATAAAAGACAAAACCTATTTTcatgtggaaaaaaaaaaaaatgaagaatgaaGGTAACTTCTCTATTGTCTAAAATACCTTTATTGCACAAGGTTTCGAGTCGACAGGTATCAAGCTTAATGTAACCAACCGTAgttacattaaaataaaaacccttctattttaattttgaaaaagcCGAAGATGGAGGGAGGGGGTTACATGGACATAAAGTCCTAAATATCCCAAGCATAGGCCTTGATTGGTTGTAGCGAGATCTAAGAACCTGGgaattgggtttgaatttgacTTCAGGTCCATCACATTGAGTATCTTATTCCACTTTTACACTAAAAAGAAAGCGAGAGGAGCTGAGAGGTCTAAGGGAAACTTGGTAGTAAGCACCTACCTCACATTAAGCATCTTTACTTTCACTTTACTTCTAAAGGAAATCCACAAATTCCATGGGAAACTTCGAGGCACTTTGATAAAATTGAGCATCTTACTTCacttttatattaaaaaaaaaaagaaatcaagaatTCCATGGAAATTTCATGGCACTTAGATCACATTGAACATCTTCGTCGATTTAGATTTTAGCCAGAGGCAGTCCCCATAATATATAGCCCATCTTCATCTCCACTTCCTGTCCTGCAtttcatactctctctctctctctctctctctctctctctctcgtgtgtgtgtgagagagagagagagagaaacttagGGCTTCTGATTATTATTTATCATGAGTTAAGCTTAGTTCTTGATGGTAATTTAATTTAATGTGTACTGTCCAAAGGTAAAGTGTGAGAGGTTTGACAAGGAGAACTGGAGAAGGGAAGGTGTGATGATGGAACTTACTATCTCGTTAATCTGAACGAGTATGAATGAGGAGTTATATAACAATCCAACACTGAGCACCTTTTCCCTCTCTCTAGTTTTCCTCTCCAAAGGTGTTCAGTGTGTCAGCTGTGCTCACAACAACACATGAGGCATAGGATTAATTGGAAAGTCAACTCAGCAGTCTGTGTCAGaaggtttgggggggggggtggattcAGGTCTTCTACGGCTAGTTAccctgtcctgcctgtgctgtgcTGGGACATAGGGTTACGTGCAATAATTGCCTTATCATCACTTAGGTAAGTGTTCGGATAAGAGTAAGACGATCATTTTACATAACCCtgtgtctgcacagcacagGTAGGACCGGATAATGCACCGTAGAGAAACTGTTTTGGGGGTGGAGGggttcaataaaaaaattcatatatAAGGTAAATCTTCAATTATGATTTAAGGTTGTCAGATATTGTTTTTGCCTTTTTATGATGGGTTTGGGGGCTTAAGGTTATAAATGAGCCTGGTCTAAGTAGTGACATTTCAATTCAAACGAACTATTACTCTTGCAACCTTGATTTTGACTTAACGGGGCATTTGTCTCCTTGGGTTTAGGTATGCTTTGAATTTAGCTTATTGTGCTTGTTTATGTTTCTTAACCTATGTCATGATCCTGGGTGGGTTTCAGATCTTACAGTCTGGAGACATCAATAATATACTTCTACTTCTCTGTGCCTGTTCAAGGGAAAAGTGTAATAAGAGAGGTTGGATATATAAGGAGAAGGGAATTAAGGTGCAATGATGGAGCTTAATATCTTGTTAATCTGAATGTGTGAATGATGAGGGATGTACAATCTTGTCAATCCATTCGCTGAGCACCTTAAttttccttcctctctctctacTCGTTTGTCCATTGGAAATAccctttttcccataatttttttctttctatgaatTAAGAATGAATTGAGCCAAACAAGGTATTTGTTGTTTTCACATCTGATGTGGGATACTAGTGCTCACGCAGAGATGATGAAAGGAGACAACATGGACGGACTGAAAAGCATAAAGAGGAAAACCCAACAACACATGACAACACCCTTGAAGATGTTACAAGCTTAATTTAATGGCCTTGTGGAGTGGAGTCTGGAGTCTGGACACAATACCAATAATATACTTTTACTTCTTTGTACTCCTGTGCTACAAATGACTGATGTCCTTGTGCAGAACTCGACTTCAAACTGATTTCTTTCACTCCTCGAGATTGAATGAGACACATTGTTGGAGTAGCTTTTGTGAAGTTTTGTTCTCACACAAATAGTAAAACAGTCGAGATAGATTGGATGAGACACTAACTCTTTGTATCACCTTTATCTCTACCCAAGTAGTACTTCCAAATAGAATACTTTGATTAATAGAGTTGGATGTACAATAATTACAGTGGCTGtggcaaaaaataaaagaaacagtGGCTGTGGCATTTGAAAATCtgttaaaacaaacaccaaagaaacatgcacagaaaataaaaacagagcACGATGACACTGAGACTTAATGTGGTTCATACACTAATACGATGTACTACATCCATGGGCAAAGCTAaagatgtttcactatgtaatggaagaaagttACAATAGAAATCTCTCAAATGCACCCAAAACGGCTGTTGCTTCCCTCTTCTCAAAACTCTAACacgaaaaaacccaaaaatctcaCTTCTTTATAACAAGATGGGTAAAGAATATGAATACTCCTCCATTGGATCGGGTCAATCCCTCTGCTACCATAACAGCtctttgggggaaaaaaaaattcatatggGTCAATCTTCGAGACGGATGCAAGAATTTGAGACacataacaaaatccaatagcCAAATTCTTCAGCACGTATGCCGAGATTTGACTTTTGTTGAATTGGGAAAACAAGATTAATGTAAACCCATTACCCTTAGAATTTGTTTCGGTGAGAATTATCCTGAGAATCAACTTTTGCGTTTTCGTTGAATGGGAAAGCAGCaagatttaacaaaaaaaaaacaaaagtagacCCATTATCCTGAGAATCAACTTTTGCGTTTTGTTGAATGGGGAAAGCAGCAAGATTAATGCAGACACATTATCCTGAGAATCACTTTTGTGGTTTTGTTGAATGGGAAAGCAGCAAGATTAATGCAGACACATTATCCTGAGAATCACTTTTGTGGTTTTGTTGAATGGGAAAGCAGAAAGATTAATGTGgacccatttaattgggatattAATTAGTAAATTTAAATAGAGTATTTAAATTAGTAAATCTAATCGCATCTTGcacgtgttgagctctcaaGCCCGAACTGCAAGGCACCGCAAGATTTAGGCACTgcaaaggattttttttcccaaataacAGTAGTTGTGACATCTGGAAGAACTATCCGCACCTCCAAATAATTCCAGAACATATACTGCATCAAAAGTAGTATGGACTATGGACCTCccctttttatttcatttggtaTGCGAGCATGGATTATGTGTATAAGAGAAATCCTATACATAATGTagaaaacaaatagaaagaaCAATCATACATTCACACAATGcaaagatttacatggttcaacAAGGTGTCTATGTCCATGAAGAGATGAGAACATTCTCactaaaaatggagaaaaagattACAAGCTCTTTTCCTCACACCTTTCTATGTTTAAAAAGATTTCCCAGTTACCCTAATAGTACTCATCGCTAACAATTTataaggaaaacaaagaaatttaaTTTCCTAAATTACCCCCATA harbors:
- the LOC122658876 gene encoding tubby-like F-box protein 5, with protein sequence MSFKSIVRELKEMRDGIGNLSRKRIEGKHSHSRTRSHINSDGRTKLHVSSNGSCFPAESLQQSRWANLPPELLLDVIQRLEASETTWPARRHVVACASVCRSWREITKEVVKTPEKSGRLTFPISLKQPGPRDSPMQCFIRRERATSTYRLYLGLTPAMLGENGKLLFAARKTRRATSTDFVISLDANDFSRASNTYVGKLRSNFLGTRFTVYDSQPPYDAAGQLNSRPNRRIHAKQVSPRVPAGNYGVATISYELNVLRTRGPRRMQCSMHSIPVSAIQEGGSAPTPTEFPHSLEEPFSFLSVSKPKDPVVDFSSMSLSEQPSLVHGTGEPLVLKNKAPRWHEQLQCWCLNFRGRVTVASVKNFQLVAAVEPSHQVSVAEQEKVMLQFGKIGKDIFTMDYRYPLSAFQAFAICLSSFDTKPACE
- the LOC122658992 gene encoding proteoglycan 4-like, which translates into the protein MAERTSRRRSFRFPMPRLMNPAPTITRRPTESQPPTTQAAEIPIQGSLFQRRGRSRSQPHTPPNTPELRPPPSPSSFAKFLPFCKVPPSPQSQKTFQPPSPSRISQPQPAAQTASSPPSPPSKDVPSPSHTASQPPSPSHTAPQQTLRTIPLSPSPSRIAPVEQPKAQAASQPSSPTQQAPISLPTTQANSHPSMPSQKASQPPSPLTLSSAQDEPVLPQPPSQKPPPLVETSSKPASTSQIKNQIRATTKSNEAVKYPSQALDQVVAGTSSSREVRETPFLQQTSPKAEETKAEQKTSLEPKRAEKPKPSADEEPKQRTITELISVASGLRTKTKGQPNITPQDGKKKLEKQAALEGKQTTETGSKDRESKVVTAYPKERSMGSESRPESTIFLGDQGILQREIRDDISKLVNKLAMGDPKQAIDGNQATVITLAGENRGAVMHVGTESAKGEGSVHIHRGYKLNQYDNAETTTDEEGSSQRRMENPKTGEDTTTSAYINSNVQSINNSIILSSSCSERNPGVHLIFSHNTKDKSESTEITPAQKLTHEPIVRRRCLRALFLESSDTDPNNLEKPRRHGCRYSCEKKQDKDKQTEV